The genome window ACCTGGTTGGAGGCAGGGCACACGGATCACCTTTGAGAAGGAAGGGGACCAGGTGAGAAGGAGGGAATTGACTAGGATCCATCCTTAATTAGTGTCAGTTGCCTGGGCTTGTCCATGGAGTGGGAAGACTGAGGGAAGGAGGCAATGCTTTCTCCTGCCCCTGTGAGCCCTACTCTGGTAGGGAGACCAGTCTGCAGAGTGGGTGAGATGATCCCCAAAGTCTCTTATAGACGACAGAGCCTCATCATACCTCTGTGAGTGGATACCCAGGGATTTTCCCCACTTTGCAGAataagaaactgagacccagagagggaagggaTTTGCCCAGGGCAAGAGCACAAGAGCTCTCTCTTCCTGATTTTCTTCAGTGCTTCTTGAATAAAGCCTAACTACAGGAGCTATTCAGAAACcacttattaataataattttaataccaTTTAATATCTTAATGataattacttatttaaataaaaatataaaattattgttcAAGGCATGCTGAATCCTTAAGTCTGAGAAGAGGCAGAGTGATGGTGTTTTCAGAGCCGAAAGAGATTAATTCCTCGGCTGACACTTCTTGCTCcctttctcacctgtaaaacatCTACTTCCAAAACACGCCCTTCAGGACCCCGCTCTAATGCTCCCAGCTGTGGGCAGCCTCCCCTGACCTCCCCACCTAGGTTAGGGCCTCTCTGGTCTCCTGCGTCTGGGTTCCCTTTACCATAGTCTGGAGCACATTGAGGACTGTGGGCCTGTCGCCCACAGCGACAGTTAATGAAGCCTGGCAGGACAGAGGCTTGCTGGAAGTTGTCTTCAAATTTGCAGCTCAGAGTTTTGCCCACCACCTCAGGAAGCCCCGTCCCCCTCCAGCTGAGTGAATCCTTTTGCTCAATAGAGGAGAAGCATTTGGGGGGGCTGGATTCACCCGAGTAGGCTTCTCAAAGAAGCGGATACGAAAACAAACTGTAAAGGTCCTTCCAGAAAACCTGGTTTAATCTCTTCATTGTTCAGATGAAGACATGGAGACCAGTAGAGGTAGGAACTTGGCCAGTGGCACACAGCCAATTAGCCCTTGTCAACCCTTAGCCTCCTCTGCCCAGGGCCCCAACATTATCCCAGCCGACATCATCTTCATCGTAAAGGAGAAGCTACACCCTCGCTTCCGCAGGGAGAACGACAACCTCTTTTTTGTGAACCCCATTCCCTTGGGCAAGGTAAGTGGGCAAAGTAGAGGAGAAGAGGTGGGCAGATGAGAGTGAGCAAGCCGGCCGCATTCTGCACTCCCCCCACTGCATGGGGTAGGCCTTCAGAACGCGAGGAGAGCACATAGAATCTATGTGGTGTCTTCAGGGCCCCTCTGTGTCCTCAGACTCCAAGCACAGAATAGCACCGGCCTAGGCTTTGCCTTCCCTCCCACACTGCACCTGCAGGCAGTCACTCAGTCAGTCCCGCCACCTGGTCTGTTCACCTCTCAGTCTGGGTGTGAGCACCTGCGTCTGCCCAGGAGCCCTCTGGCGGCCCTCCCGCCTCCCTTCCCAACTTCTCTAGGCTCTTCCCCGTACTTATTGGACTTATTGGACTGTGCCACTGGCTTGTCTCAGCATCTCCTATGATGTTCAGGGCCCTCCACACTCTGCCCCTGAGGTTCTCCCCCCGTGCACTCTGACCACCGTGCTCCTCGGAGCTCCTGCCTGCTCACACCTCCAGATTCTTGTTAGTGCTATGCCCTTTGCGTGGAATGCTGTATCCACCTGGTCTCCCTGGCAAGCTCCTTCTCACCCTTATCAACTGCCATCATGGGGCCGCCCTCCTGTCCCACTCCAAAATGTTCGGGGGGCCTCTCCTTGGCTCCCGCAGACTCCTTGACTTCACTCTATCATAATATATGTCATCCTCAGTCTTACGTAGCAGACTGAGCTCCTGTGAGCAGGTAGTTAGTTGCCTGGCTCGCTCTTCTGTGAGTCCTTGAACAGCCTTGTGCCTCCTTGAGGCAGGGCTCATGGCCTGGCACTGAATAAGCTCAGAAAGTGCCTTCTAAACAGAAAGGCCAAGGtgacctcccccactcccacctttgGCCCTCATGTCCCCTAGGCCCTGACCTGCTGCACTGTGGAGGTGAAGACCCTAGACGATCGTCTGCTCAACATCCCCATCAATGATATTGTCCAGTAAGTGCCCCTGCTTGGGACCTAGTTGGCAGAAGGGCTGGCCTGGGCCTTGGAGGGTAGTGGCACGCTGGGCAGCCCCGTGCCGTTCAGTCCTGGCCAGAGAGACCTGAAatccagccccacctctggcCAAGCTGCAGTCACCTGGTAAACGGGAGTATCTTTCTCTAACTTGCACAAGGCCACTTTAGAGCCCAGAGGGCCCCCGTGTTGGGCAATCTTGGTTGCCTTCCTCCTCCTGAACCTCTCATTAGTGTTCTGAGTTGTATTCCTTAAGTCCTTTCCAGGAAAGGCCCTCCCCATGGGAAGCTTTACTCAGCCTCTCAGCATCCCAACCCAGGGTGGTATCTCTAGTTCTGGAACCCTCTGTTAGAGACTCAGTGTAAAAGGGTTGTCGAGGGAGCAGGCTGTCTGAACAAGCCCCCACCCCATTCTGGTTGAAATGAGCCCCATGGTGGAAAACCGTACTGATGGCCCCTTGCCTGAAGTTATGCAAGCAGGGGCAGCCTGGGATCTGTCAAAATGCTCCTCTGCGGGGCCGCTAATTTCCCTTCTCTCATCCTCATGTCTCAGTCCCAAGTATTTCAAGAAGGTGTCAGGCGAGGGGATGCCGCTGCCCGAGGACCCCACTAAGAAGGGAGATCTCTTCATCTTCTTCGACATCCAGTTCCCCACCCGCCTCACACCCCAAAAGAAACAGATGCTGCGCCAGGCATTGCTGACATAACTCTTGTGGACTGGAGGCTGGTGCGTGGGGGAGGCTAGCTGGGCCTTTAGCCCACCCCGGCCTCAGGATGTGCAGGGGAGCCAGCCCACAGCATAGATGGGAGGTGAGGATGGGATGGCAAGGGACTTTTAAACTGACacaataaagatttatttcctACCTAAGAAGGAAAACAGTTGCACTCCTGGCAGTTGCACCCAGGAGACTGTGTTGGAAGAAAAGGAGCTTCATGTATCTCTTTCttgtgagcagagggaagggcaaggTGTAGGAAGCCTAAAACCTGGGTCCTtgtacaggtttttaaaatttatttaaattcattagttAATGTATGAtgtgttattggtttcagaggtagagctcagtgATGAAGTGATAGAagatcagtcttatataatacgcAGTGCTCATTGCAtggccttccttaatgcccatcacccggttaccccatcccctatccctctcccctccaacaaccctcagtttgtttccttatggtttgtctctctctctaattttaccttgttttattttttcctctcttccctatgatcctctgttttgcttcttaaattgcACAACccggtgagatcatatgataattatttttctctgattgcttatttcacttagcataataccctccatttccatccacattgttgcaaatggcaatatttcatttctgatggttgcataatatttgtgtgtgtgtgtgtgtgtaccacatcatctttacccattcatctgtcaatggacatctgggttctttctttttttttttttttaagattttatttatttgtttgtcagagagagagagagagcacaagcaagcagagtggcagtcagaggcagagagagaagaaggctccccgctgagcaaggagcccgatgtgggactcgatcccaggatcccgggatcatgatttgagctgaaggtagccgcttaacaaactaagccacccaggcatcccacatctGGACTCTTTCAACAGTTCAGCTGTTGCgaacattgctactatgaacactggggtgcaggtgtcccttcggatcactacatttgtatctttggggtaaatacccagtagtgtaattgctgagtCGTAggacagctctatttttaactttctaaggaAACTCCATGATgctttccagagtgactgtaccagtttgcattcccaccaacagcataagaggattcctctttctccacatcctcaccaacatctgttgtttcctgacttgttagttttagccattctgaccagtatgaagtggtatctcattgtattttgatttgtatttccctgatgctgagtgatattgaatgttttttcatgtgtctgtttgtcatttggatgtcttctgtggcgaagtgtctgttcatgtcttctgcccatttcttgattggattatttgttctttgggtgttgagtttgataaattctttatagattttggatactagccctttatctgataagacatttgcaaatatcttctcccattttgttggctgtcttttggttttgttgactgttttctttgttgtgcaaaagctttttatcttaatgaagtcccaatagttcatttttgcctttgtttcccttgcctttggagacatgtctagcaagaagtcaCTATGGCCGAGGTCACAGATGTTGCTGCATATGTTCTCCAGGATTTTATTGGATTtatgtctcacattgaggtcttttatccattttgattttatttttgtgtatggtgtaatgaaatggtccagtttcattcttctgcatgtggctgtccaattttcccagcaccatttgttgaaggtactatcctttttccattggatattctttcctgctttgtcgaagattagttgaccatgagttgaggatccatttctgggctctctattctgttcccttgatctgtgtgtctgctttcgtgccaggaccatgctgtcttgatgattacagctttgtaatagagcttgaagtttggaattgtgatgccaccagctttggttttatttttcaacatttgtttGGCTATTCAggctcttttctggttccatatgaattttagaattatttgttccagttctgtgaaaaacattgatggtattttgatagggattgcattgaatgtatatacGTATTGAATGTATACTGCATTGAATGtataggtagcatagacattttcacaatatttgttcttccaaaccatgagcatggaatgtttttccatttctttgtgtcttcctcaatttctttcatgagtgctcaatagttttctgagtacagatcctttgtctctttggttaagttttttcctaggtgtcttatagttttgggtgcaattgtaaatgggatcggctccttaatttctctttcttctgtctcattgtttgtgtatagaaatacaactaatttatgtgcattgattttgtatccctccactttgatgaattcctgtatgagttctagcaattttgggttggagtcttttgggttttccccatagactattatgtcatctgcaaagagtgagagtttgacctcttcttactgatttggatgacttttatttctttttgttgtctgaatgctgaGGCAAGTTACTATGTTGAGcagcagtggtgacagtggataTCCCTGCTGTATTCTTGAGTTTagttctctcagtttttcccagttAAGAATTATATTTGTGGGGTGCctcatggctcagtgggttaagcctctgccctcaactcaggtcatgatctcagggtcctgggatcaagccctgcatcagggtctctgctcagtagggaacctggacccaccctctcccctgcctctgtgcctacttgtgatctctgtcttcaaataaataaataaaatcttttttttagggacgcctgggtggctcagttggttaagcagctgccttcagttcaggtcatgatcccaacgtcctgggatcgagtcccacgtcgggctccttgctcagcggggagcctgcttctccctctgcctctgcctgccattctgtctgcctgtgctcgctcgctctccctctctctctctctgataaataaataaaatctttaaaaaaaataaaaaaaataaaatctttttttaagaaatgctatTTGCTGTGGGCTTCTCATACATAGTCTTTATGATATTGAGGcgtgttccctctatccttacagCGTGAagattttaatcaagaaagaatgctggtACTTTgtcagtgctttttctgcatctattgagaggatcatacaGTTCCTGTCCTTTCTTTaggtagtgtatcacattgattaatttgcagatattgaactatggttgcagtccaggaataaattccacttgtttgtggtgaataatccttttaatgtactgttggattctactggctagtatcttggtgagaatttttgcatctgtgttcatcaggtatattggtctgtaaatctcctttttgatggggtctttgtctggttttgggatcaaagtaatgctggcctcatagagtttggaagttttccttctatttctattctttgaaatagcttcagaagaataggtattaattcttctttaaatgtttggtagaattcccttgggaagccatctggccctagactTCTGTCTGTGGGTAGATTTTTGAcatctgcttctgtttccttgctggttatgggtgtgttcaggttttctttttcttcctgtttcagttttgctaGTTTATacttctctaggaatgcatccatttcttccagatttgttggcatatacttgctcataatatgtttttgtaattgtattttttcagtgtttgttgtgacttctctttcattcatgattttatttatttggaccctgtctcttttctttttgagaagtctgccCAGGGATTTCtcaatcttattcttttaaaaaaacagctcctagtttcgttgatcttttatacttttctttttgtttctatttcattgatttctgctttactCTTTATTAAATCTCTTCTCTGTTGTGTTTAGGCTTTGCTTGCTgtactttctccagctcctttaggtgtaaggttaggttgtgtaatttagacctttcttgtttctagaGAAAGGTATATTGCTATATAcctccctcttaggaccacctttgctgaatcacaaagattttgaacagttgtatttttatttgtttccattaagttttaaaattctttaatttcctggggcgcctgggtggctcagtgggttaaagcctctgccttcggctcgggtcatgatcccagggtcctgggattgagccccacgtcgggctctctgctcattggggagcctgcttccttctctctctctctgcctccctgcctacttgtgatctctgcctgtcaaataaataaataaataaataaataaataaataaataaaattctttaatttcctggttgacccattcattctttagtaagatgccCTTTAGCCTCCGTGTATttcaattctttccaaattttctcttgtgattgagctgcagtttcaaagcattgtaggccaaaaatatgcagggaataatcccaatcttttggtaccagttgagagcTGACTTGTGAACctatatgtgatctattctggagaatgttccatacactaaagaagaatgtgtattctgttgctttaggatggaatgccttcagtatatctgtgatgtccatcccATCCAGTATTTCAtccaaagcccttatttccttgttgatctgcttagatgatctgtccactgcaTTGAGTGGGGTGTTAaggtcccttactattattgtgttattatcaatgtgtttctttcattttattattaattggtttatgtaattggctgctcccatatttggggcataaatatttacaattgttagatcttcttgttggatagaccctctaattatgatatagtgtccttcctcatatcttactacagtctttggtttaaaatctaatttgttttcttaagatcCTAGTACCTATAACCCTGGAAGATTCCAATTATTCTGcacaataaaatttacaaattttaaaaaaaataataaaatctgtctggggcacctgggtggctcagttgttaagcacctgccttcagttcaggtcatgatcccagggtcctgggattgagccccaccttgggctcccccGCTCAGtggaaagcttgcttctccctctcccattccccctgcttgtattccctcccatactgtctatcaaataaataaaatctaaaaaaataaaaaaatctaatttgatataaggattgccaccccagcttccttttgatatccattaaaacaataattggttttccaccccctcgctttcaatctggaggtgtccttgggtctaaaatgagtatcTGGCAGATATCAATGGGTATATCAATgggttttgcatttttattcaatctgataccctatgtcttttgattagggcatttagctcatttatattcagagtaaacattgaaagatatgaatttagtaccattgtaaagtacctgtaaagtcactgtttctgtatattgtcgcTGTTCCTTCCtgttctatgttacttttgggctctctcttcgcttaaaggatcccttttaatatttcttgtaggggtGGTTTAGCAAATTCTTTTATCATTCCTTTTAGCAAACTTTTTATcattccttctattttgaatgatatgCTAGCTGtaaaagtattcttggctgcatatttttcttgtttaatgccctgaatatatcatgccagtcctttctggtttaccaggtctctgtggataggtctgctgccagtctgtttctacccttgtaggttataCACCTCTTGTCGTGacttgctttcaggattttctctgtctctgagatttgcaggTTTCACTGTCATTTGTCAGGATGTTGACcggtttttattgattttgaggggtattCTCTGTgactcctggacttgaatgcatTTCATTCCCCttattagggaagttctctgctccaatataccttctgctcgcccttcttttgggatcccaattaccttaatattgttttgctttatgttatcacttatctcttgaattctccccctcatgattatctttttttttatctcttatctttctcagcttctttattttccatcattttatcttctatatcactgattctctcttctgcctcatctatCCTAGCAGttggagcctccatttttattacatctcattaatagcctttttgattttaactttagattttagcttttttatttctccaggaatggattctctagtgtcttctctgcttttttccctaGCCCAgtaagtatctttataattgttattctcaACTCTAGTTCCAACTTATGTTCATAcagattaggtccctggcagtcagtactgcctcctTGTCCTGGTTTTCCATGACCAGGTAGGTTCCTGAGGGCTCGGAGCCTGTATGCTGTTACCTTGATAGAGTGGGGCAGAGCCGTGTGGCCTCTGTGTCCCTACTCTGCTCTGATTTCTCATGACACAAAATCTTTACCAATATAACACTCTCTAGAGTGTTATATGGTCACACTGTCGACAGGAAGCACAAAGAAAACACTTGTCAAGGTTACATGGGACAAAGATGTCATCAGAACTTTGAAGGCTACTCCCAGACTCATCCTGCCTAGAGGCAACACTGACACAGGGCTGGAAATGGCTTTGATTCTTCCTCACCAGCCTCAATTCCATCTACTTAGTGGGTCCTGGGCTGCCTCTAGGTAGGGTGCAGAGGGGGACAGGCAAACTGGATTTCACTCCCGGCCCTGCCACAGACTTCCTGGATGTTACTACTCATAACTCCCCTGCAGGCTGCTTGAGGACTGAGTCATTGGTGAATGTATTTGAACTCACTGCTTAGGAATCAGGGTTCCAGGATTGCTGCTGCTATGGCCACCAGGCCCAGCTGGGCCCATATAGAGCACACCTACCTCCCCAAACTGCCTACCATCCATCAGCAAGTGTGGCATGCAACTCTTCTGTCTTTTGAGTCTGGGTTTGGGCTAGGATACATCCAAGCTTCTGAGAGTAACTGGCCACTTTTATGGAGGGATGTCAGAGGTACCAGAAAAGGCCCCCATGCTGTCGATATCAAATTCCCCCATTCAAAGCACATCAAAGCTTTAGGTTTTTTCTTAAATGTGGTTTCAGTAGCACCagtcagacatttaaaaaaccatCAGGGAGGGTGCccgggtgcctcagtgggttaagcctctgccttcagctcaggtcatgatctcagggttctgggattgagtcctgcattgggctctctgcttggcagggagcctgcttcctcctctctctctctctgcctgcttggtctctctctgtcaaataaataaatctttaaaaaataaaaataaaaaaccaccaGGGAGAATGCAGCAGGAGCTGCCCTTGAGATGTGGAATCTGGACCAGGGTTCTAGGGAGCACCTCTGCCGTCCTTAAGGAATGTGGGCCTTGGAATCCGCTACACCTCAGGCATATGCCAGGGGCCAATCACTTcgcttctctgagcctgtttcttacAGCAAAGATTACAATCCTGGTCTTGTGGGCCTTATGGAAACAAGATGAAGTGGACTCTGCCCTGAGGCACGGCTGGTGGAGGGGTGGTGCCAGCTGCCCTCTGCGGTCAGTGAGCAAGTGGATGAGGGAGTGTGGTGCCCGTGTTGTCTCCTCTAGGCCAGCAGCAAAGCCTGCCTCTAGCCTTTTCATGGTGAGGCTCTGAAGGAAGTGTGCTTTT of Mustela nigripes isolate SB6536 chromosome 1, MUSNIG.SB6536, whole genome shotgun sequence contains these proteins:
- the DNAJB13 gene encoding dnaJ homolog subfamily B member 13 isoform X2, with protein sequence MSTAVKRGIYDKFGEEGLKGGIPLEYGAQTPWTTGYVFHGNPEKVFHDFFGGDNPFGEFFDEEGNEVDLNFGGLRGRGVKKQDPPIERDLYLSLEDLFFGCTKKIKISRRVLNEDGYSSTIKDKILTIDVKPGWRQGTRITFEKEGDQGPNIIPADIIFIVKEKLHPRFRRENDNLFFVNPIPLGKALTCCTVEVKTLDDRLLNIPINDIVHPKYFKKVSGEGMPLPEDPTKKGDLFIFFDIQFPTRLTPQKKQMLRQALLT